Proteins from one Salaquimonas pukyongi genomic window:
- a CDS encoding nitroreductase family protein, with product MQTKNTTVLDFMRTRRSVPAKTMGGPGPDEAEILDMAKIASRIPDHGKIAPWRFIHYSEDAKLRLDKRIHERAREKYPDLSGEALQIEAGRMARSPTVIGLISAAVDHPKIPRWEQELSSGAAGLAWLIAANAHGYDAQWLTEWIAFDEVLSAELGCREGEKIAGFIHIGTRTAPKTERDRPDIETIFTRMD from the coding sequence ATGCAGACGAAAAACACAACGGTTCTCGACTTCATGCGCACGCGCCGCTCGGTTCCCGCCAAGACGATGGGCGGGCCGGGGCCGGATGAAGCGGAAATCCTGGACATGGCGAAGATCGCCTCGCGCATACCCGACCACGGCAAAATCGCGCCCTGGCGCTTCATTCATTACTCCGAAGACGCAAAGCTGCGGCTGGACAAGCGCATCCATGAGCGGGCCCGGGAAAAATATCCGGACCTTTCAGGCGAAGCGCTGCAGATCGAGGCCGGGCGGATGGCCCGTTCCCCCACGGTGATCGGACTGATTTCCGCTGCCGTCGATCATCCCAAAATTCCGCGCTGGGAGCAGGAACTTTCCAGCGGTGCAGCGGGTCTTGCCTGGCTGATTGCAGCCAACGCCCATGGCTATGATGCCCAGTGGCTGACCGAGTGGATTGCCTTCGACGAAGTGCTTTCTGCCGAACTGGGCTGCCGGGAAGGGGAGAAAATCGCCGGGTTTATTCATATCGGTACCAGGACAGCGCCCAAAACCGAGCGCGACCGCCCGGATATTGAAACCATTTTCACCAGGATGGACTGA